The genomic stretch AGGCGAGACGTTGGATCTCTCGGGTGAGATTTCTATCAAGCCCTCACACACGAATATAGACTAAGTCTCTTAGGTTAAACTTATCGCACCTCTTGAACGAGATTTATACATGTAAAACTTGTAAAAGATAATGCAATAGCATATCATGAATCAAACACATTGGTTGGGCTAACATATATTTAACTTAAACCTATGTTAAATAGTTGTTTAAGCTAAGTATCTAAAAGTTAAATCTTAATCTCGTTATATCAAATAACTAAATTAAATGATATAGGTATAATAACAAAATTCAACCAATGTATTTATTAAGTTTGATATGATAgaacttataataaaaatatatttaggtCTATAAATCAATGACTCTGCATAGATTTTTAAAGAGATCAATAAGATTGTTTCTAACCCCTCCAACTTTGTTATTATAATACtactatatatttacaaaactTGGTCGTATTTGATAAGTAACATTACTATCATCTAAACTAAAGCCAAATATGATAAGGAGAACAACCTTGTTTTATTATGTAGGATAACTCCTACTGAAAAAATAATATTGAGAATTCAAAAAAGGTACTATGGATAGAAAAATGTCTGATGCAGGAGAAGGCAAAATTTAATTTTCTCAATCATGATTCTAGTATAAAACAATGGCAACTAATTTGAATACACTATATAAGAAGTAAGTAGTATTATAGACAAACTTTTATCTTAAAGATAATCACTGCTAGCTAATTATCTTCATTCTGTTCTATGTTTAGCAATTAGacaaaaaatatttgtcattttcaTAATTCTGAAGGCAGATCAAGACAAACAACAAATATCAGGAAAAAAGAGCAAAATTAACAATATATCAGAGCCTGGTTTCGATCCAGGGACCTGTGGGTTATGGGCCCACCACGCTTCCGCTGCGCCACTCTGATTTGTTGTTAAGAGTATcgtcaatattttatataatctaATTTAACCCATCTAAGTGAATTGGATTTGGATCCATTTAAATTATGGGCGATAGTATTTGACCCGTTTATTGTCAGGTTGTCGTTGGAAGCACTCAACAAATTAACAGAGGTTTCAACCTCAACACGTTCAACTTTTGAAAACCTCATTTGCAGATATGGATCCAAAATTAACAGAGGTTTCTCAGCTCTTCGATCGATTCAAGGCCGCGTTTCTCCGTAACGACTTCGATTCCAGCTCCAATCTCCTTTCACAGCTTAAGGTAATTATTCTAAccctacaaaaccctaatttattcgTTACCCTCATTACAATCTTCCTTGAATTCATAGTTTGATTTATATTTGCCTGTGGAAAAGGTGGTTTTCTAAGGTAAATgagagtttttgaaaaaaaattgtgatgCAGAAGTTAGTCACAACTTATACGAGAAATTGTTTATAAAACTCATAGCTATTGTCAAAAAATTTGACATTTCTTTTTCTTACTGTAACTGAGACTGAGTGACATTTTTCACATGCAGGTTTTACTAACAGGGTTCAGAAGCCTTCCACCCTTGTTTGCAGATACACCTAATGCAGTTCAGGAGTTAACTATAGCAAGTAATCATCTTCATTCCATACTTTTATCATATGAGTGaatattaaattagtttgattttgTAAATCAAATTTAAATCAATTAGTTTGTCTATGAGCTCTTTGTGATATAAATTGGAATTACTCTTCCATGTTAACTGTCTTAGTTGGAAGTGGATCTTGTTTTGCTTTTCTAACCATCAAGTAAGAAGACAGCTGTGGTGGACTTACAAGTTGGCCTTTGTCTTATTGAACGGCTAATACCGTATATTAGGAGAGATAAAAAAAGAATAATAGTTTTTATTTCTAAAATTGGAAACTGTTAGATGCCTCAATGAAAAATAATGATAAGCCGTTTTCCATATCTATAATGCAACATAAAATACTAAAACTTTTCTCCCCATGACTGAGTCATTCTTATTAGAATGAATTAGATTATAACTTCTTATAAAGTGATGAAGAAACAGTTCCTAGCTATGAGTTCTTTGTCTTAAATGTGTTTATTTTTTCATGTTGGTTGTTGGAATTTTCAGGGGATATATATGAGCACGCTGTTGTCCTTAGTGTAAAAATTGAGGATCAAGATGCCTTTGAAAGAGATTTCTTCCAGTTGAAACCTTATTATACAGATGCCCGGTAACTGATTCTTTCCCCTTTATTTACAAGTGCATAATTATATAAGTTTCTAATCTCATGAAAACAATAGACATTTCCTGATCTCTTAACATTTAAGTTTGGGTATATGCCAAGAAACGTAAGAGTAGTATTGATATCAGACTGTAGATTCTATTTCCAACTCATCTGCTTTCTTGTTAAAGTTAAACTATTATAATTTATGGGGGCTTTTCATGTATTGCAGTAATCGTCTTCCACAATCTCCTCAGGAGTACCCAATCCTTGGTCTCAACCTGTTGAGACTACTTGTGCAGAATAGGATTGCTGAATTCCATACCGAGTTGGAATTACTTTCATCCACTGCTCTAGAGAATCCTTGTATTAAGCATGCCGTGGAGTTGGAGCAATCTTTTATGGAAGGGGCTTACAACCGTGTCTTGAGTGCTCGGCAGACAGTGCCACATGAAACATATGTTTATTTCATGGATCTTTTGGCAAAGACCATCAGGTAAAAGTTGTTATCATTATTTCTTATAGGCTACCACACCTTGGCTAtatgttatttttcatttttttgcatATCTATATCAATTTTCTGATCCGTTTGTATTGTTCTATATAACATCCAGAGACGAGATAGCAGGATGCAGTGAGAAGGCATATGACTATCTTTCAATTAATGATGCTAAGCAAATGTTGCTGTTCTCCAAAGACCAGGAACTCGTGGAGTATATCAATGAGGTTAGAATTGTCATGTCCCTTAGCATATCTTGTGAGAGAGCATGAGTGGGGAGAGACATTATTCTTGACTAAGCACTGCACAATCTTATATTATACGTTTCATGTTTACAATATATATTGCTCTTGTGCTTTTCATTGATGCGCATGAATATTGTTTTGCTCTCTCGTTCTAAAATTGTTGTCTACTTATTGCAGGAGCACCCTGAGTGGGAAATTAAGAACGGTTCTGTCTTCTTTCAAAAGGCAAAAGAATCTGCACCTTGCAAAGAAATACCGTCTCTGCAACTCATCAACCAAACACTTAGTTATGCTAGGGAGTTGGAGAGGATTGTCTGAAAAGAAATGCATGCAAAAGGGCCTGGGTTTTCAGAAATTGCTAATGCtgtcttttgaagttgtttactTCTGATTCATTGTGGaactaaaaaatgattttatctCTGTATTGTTTCTTGCTGTACTTTTTCCTTTCTTGTGCTAAAATATACTTACGTTGACTTTTACTTCGTAAGAATTAGATAATTGATAAGAATCAGGATGCAGTTCGAATTTCAAATACATTGAAAGGTTCTCGATAAAGCCGAATTTGGTCATACACATTTTAAGAATGCCGTCTTTTCAGCCTTTGCATATAATCGCTCTGCATCAGTATCAGTGCTCTTTTGGTTAGTTTATGAGCCAAGTGTGACAGCATTATATTCTGTTTGGAGACAGTTGCCTTGGTCTTTAGTTGATGGAGTTTCTGGTTGTTGGCCATTGTAGTTGTCGGCGCTGCTTTGCGGCTTCTTGGTCTCGGTAGTAGTGTGCTGGTAGTGTAACAGACATGTTGATCTTAGACTATTTACAATGGaggtgttgaatttttttttcaatagttgaattggtacaatggtgtgttgaatcatatgttgaaagtgatgtggattatttagtgttgaaaacattcaacatgttgaatgagaaattagTGGGGGTCACATAATATTTTTGGcaaattattattggttgttgtgagtgtttatatttttatttcatgataattatttaatgtcatttattttatagtaaataaattttttatttatttttattttcaccaaaattcatcatttttttttgtctataaatagagacttggttcatttgatttggacacaccaaaaaattccactttttttcataattttttcataatttttcataatttcaattgatactaatattaatatataattaataatattaaaattcatcatttttcataatttcaattgataataatattaatatataattaattttaatatataatcataaaccaaaaatataaaagaaaataagaatatgaaataaaagtagtggggtagggtgttgaattttattaaacaaaactattgtagtgagtaaaagttgaatgtatgttgaattattaggtggaagagagagaagatgatgtggagtataaaaaatgaaaaagtatggTGTTGAATTTGGAAACCATTGTAAATAGTCTTATAGCAATTTTTTGAGCTGGCTAGTTTTCTGGGGCAAGGTTGCTTTGGTGCCATCTAGTTTAGGTGTGATCTTTCAGTGTTTGAAGTTTAGGTGGTGTGGTGTAATCATGTATTGAGGTGTTTTTTAGGTTGAGGCCACTGTCTAATTTAGTTGCACAGTGGCTGTGTTGAGCTATTCTGTTAGCCTATTTCTATAttgtatggattttggcatgtcTCATGCCACTGTGTTTCGTTGATAAATTTCTTTgctgtttcaaaaaaaaaaactactactACTTTTAGATCCATCAATATATAACTGTACGGTAAATGCATAGTTTGAGATAGTAATTTAGATGTTAGGGATATTATTCGATAAGAATCACTATCTTATTCTAGAAATTATAATTGTGAATAAAATTCGGAAGTATAAGATTAGTACATTGAGAAATAGTAAATAGAGGAAACggatttttctgaattttaaTGCATCATTTCAATTGTTCTCATGTTCTTATATATGACAAGTTTGTTACATAACCCTTACAATTGGTACTAAGGAATCCTATAATGATTGGTATTATGGAATCCTATGACAGCTAATGAATTTCATGTTGATTAATTGACAACTCATTACATTCTAGAAAGCACACAGTAAAGAGAGAAACTTAAAATAAGATTAACTTTATTACTAAAGCGTGACATGTTGTCACAATACCCTCTCCTTCAAGAGTACCCTTGTCCTCAAGGGTGAAAATATGGAAATTTCTTTGACAAGTTATAATAAAATTCCCAAGAAGCTTGGTCAGGGGCTCTCCTTCCACCGGACAAGGACTTTTGTGGTAGTAACTCTTCATCTCTTTACCAATTTTCTGTCCAGTATAGCATACAGGACCCTTACAGCTGATAGATACATGTGTAATGGGAATTTGCTGGACAGTCACAACAGTAGGGTTAAGACACTTTTTAAGTTGTGAAACATGAAAAACATTATGTATGTCGGATGATGGGGGAATGTCCAATTGATAAGCAACAACTCCCATCTTGTCTACCACTTGAAATTGACCATAAAATTTTGGCAAGAGTTTGTGGAAGGCTTACTTTCGTATAGATAATTATTTGTAAGGTTGCAGTTTTAGGTACACATAGTCCCCTGTGTCAAACTCTCGGTCACCCCTATGTTATTTGGCTTGTTGTGTCATGTGATTTTGGGCTCTCATCAAGTGAAACTTGAGCAATTTAATTGTCTCTTCCTTTGCTAGTATATCCACAACTGGCATATGTGATGCTCTAAGTAGGCAAGGAAGGTGCTTTGGTGGTggtgtaagtataagagtgcgcctaagagggggggtgaattaggtgttTCAAAGATTTATACGGTTTTTAgaaacttgtacttatttttggttaagtgtttgaaggcttttgatggtttgtatctttatcttggtaatggtgatgaaagcggtaaatacggaaagataaagaacacaacgatatatactggttcccctcacaatccgagagtactccagtcccctttcaaacacgaaagagatttcactatagttagaattattgtacaagcctatgcctactatctaacctatagggtgatcaaaggttcttaacacctttaagatcaatcaacactaatgtgaatgaagaacaatcctcttcaaacacaccacttacttccaacaatcctggatagtaaggaaacaatacaatcttattttcaacaatcctgaaaaataagatataatttctaagtataatttgagtagaagtttgtagagcaatatcaatcttggattgatcttcttcttcaaataaacaattctcaaaatgaatataagtgttcacaatgtatgcgtgaaactttaaatgaattctcaatgaaaatgtgtgtagaaagtttcatataaaaattctggtttgtggacacttgaaaataatgaaatttatgagtatgaattgttaatgaagaaggtgtataatgattctgaaatatgtagtatttataatgtgtcaaacacctctttgaatggttatttttccatgaaacaatgcaatgatcaagtggtaagaaaatggattcgtttgaataagatcatgcaatgaaaaaacacactggttcagtaggaaccggttcctgcctaggacaacccggttcctgctgaacgttacagcagaaaaattcaaattttgaactgaggaaccggttcccacctagggacaacccggttccccatagtaaaacacagagaACTGAAAACTTAGAATGCTGGGAActggttcccccatagggacaacccggttcctaaaacctttattttgaattttaactttgaaaaaggttttaaatgaacttttgaaggatgacactttgtagtatgtttatgatatgcatggaaatatatttgtgaacaattatatgtcaaagtgagtattgtttatacctttgacattttagcttgattcttgaatcttcacaatttcttcaagactttgaaatgatgtatttttgcttgatacttgaaattctttttgcacatcctttataaaagcttgatgtccatattgtcttcatcaaaacacactatacttgagaagcttgcatttacaggTGGTTGACCATAGACGACCTCTTAAGGAGTGGTGTGAGTTGCAGAACGAGTGCTCATGTTTTTCCAATATCCAGCTAACGACAGCCATTGAGACCAAGTTTTGGGTTGGTCCTCACACATATACGTTAAATAGGTTTCAAGGCACTTATTTACAATTTTAGTCTGGCCATTCGATTGAGGATGATATGCCATTGATTTGTTCAAAGCTACcccttgaagtttgaaaatttcattccAAAATTTGCTAAAAAAAAATAAGATCTCTATCACTAATAATAGAATCCAGAAAACCATTCACTTTAAAGACATGATCCATGAACTATTTAGCTATATCATT from Vicia villosa cultivar HV-30 ecotype Madison, WI linkage group LG4, Vvil1.0, whole genome shotgun sequence encodes the following:
- the LOC131600567 gene encoding 26S proteasome non-ATPase regulatory subunit 8 homolog A-like → MDPKLTEVSQLFDRFKAAFLRNDFDSSSNLLSQLKVLLTGFRSLPPLFADTPNAVQELTIARDIYEHAVVLSVKIEDQDAFERDFFQLKPYYTDARNRLPQSPQEYPILGLNLLRLLVQNRIAEFHTELELLSSTALENPCIKHAVELEQSFMEGAYNRVLSARQTVPHETYVYFMDLLAKTIRDEIAGCSEKAYDYLSINDAKQMLLFSKDQELVEYINEEHPEWEIKNGSVFFQKAKESAPCKEIPSLQLINQTLSYARELERIV